Proteins encoded by one window of Vitis vinifera cultivar Pinot Noir 40024 chromosome 10, ASM3070453v1:
- the LOC100266314 gene encoding berberine bridge enzyme-like 23 gives MVQSAGLFLASMCVYVFCIINSISRPKFTEMGCFTLTVFLLMLSVSSSTSATVNDHFLQCMSIHSTPHAKSAQIIHQPNSSLYSYFLQSSQQNPRWLNASTSKPLLILTPFHESEIQAAILCSRKQGLQIRTRSGGHDYEGLSYLSEAPFIIVDLIYLGTVSVDIEDETAWVQAGATLGELYYSISMKSHIHGFPAGICPTVGVGGHFSGGGFGTLLRKYGLAADNILDAYLIDVNGRILNRESMGESLFWAIRGGGGASFGILVSWKIKLVRVPPTVTVFTIHKTLEQGATKLVHRWQYVADQLHEDIFIRIIIQDVGGQSSGKKMTIQASFNSLFLGGVDKLIPLMGKSFPELGLQAGDCTEMTWIESVLYFAGFPRGNSLDVLLNRTHPDRSYFKAKSDYVKEPIPEVGLEGVWERFLKEQIVFMIMDPYGGRMNKISESELPFPHRKGNLYNIQYLVKWEVNEAKISNKHVHWIRMLFQYMRPFVSKSPRAAYLNYRDLDLGINNQDNASYSQAWVWGTKYFKGNFFRLAWVKAKVDPDNFFRNEQSIPPLPHMENKKKVV, from the coding sequence atggttcaATCGGCTGGTTTATTTCTTGCTTccatgtgtgtgtatgtgttttGTATAATAAACTCGATATCCAGGCCTAAATTCACAGAGATGGGTTGCTTTACACTAACAGTTTTTCTGCTTATGCTTTCggtttcatcttcaacttctgCAACAGTCAATGATCACTTTCTCCAGTGCATGTCTATTCATTCTACACCCCATGCTAAGTCCGCCCAAATCATCCATCAACCAAACTCCTCTTTGTATTCATATTTCTTGCAATCTTCTCAACAAAATCCCAGATGGCTAAACGCCTCAACCTCAAAGCCTCTTCTCATCCTCACACCTTTTCACGAGTCTGAAATCCAAGCAGCCATTCTCTGCAGCAGGAAGCAGGGTTTGCAAATCAGGACTCGAAGTGGTGGCCATGACTATGAAGGGCTGTCCTACCTCAGCGAAGCCCCTTTCATCATTGTTGACCTCATCTATCTAGGGACAGTCAGTGTTGATATTGAAGATGAAACAGCATGGGTTCAGGCCGGAGCAACCCTTGGTGAGCTCTACTATAGTATTTCCATGAAAAGCCATATCCATGGATTCCCTGCCGGGATATGTCCAACTGTAGGGGTTGGTGGGCACTTCAGTGGAGGAGGGTTTGGCACCTTGTTAAGGAAGTACGGCCTGGCTGCGGATAATATTCTCGATGCTTACCTGATAGATGTTAATGGAAGAATCCTCAATAGAGAATCCATGGGAGAGTCTTTGTTTTGGGCGATAAGAGGGGGTGGAGGAGCAAGCTTTGGAATCTTAGTTTCATGGAAAATAAAGCTGGTTCGAGTTCCACCAACCGTGACTGTTTTCACCATTCATAAGACCTTGGAACAAGGCGCCACCAAGCTTGTCCACAGGTGGCAATATGTTGCAGACCAATTACATGAAGATATCTTTATCAGAATCATCATTCAAGATGTGGGTGGACAGAGCAGTGGTAAGAAGATGACAATCCAAGCTTCCTTCAACTCTCTATTTCTGGGAGGAGTTGACAAGCTAATCCCATTGATGGGCAAGAGCTTCCCTGAGCTGGGTTTGCAGGCAGGAGACTGCACCGAAATGACTTGGATTGAATCTGTCCTCTACTTTGCAGGCTTCCCAAGAGGAAATTCCTTAGACGTTTTACTAAACAGAACTCATCCTGACAGGAGCTATTTCAAGGCAAAATCAGATTATGTTAAGGAGCCCATACCAGAAGTTGGCCTAGAAGGTGTGTGGGAGAGATTTTTGAAAGAACAGATAGTATTCATGATAATGGATCCTTATGGAGGAAGAATGAATAAGATTTCAGAATCTGAGCTCCCTTTTCCCCACAGAAAAGGAAACTTGTACAACATACAGTACCTGGTGAAATGGGAAGTCAATGAGGCCAAGATATCAAACAAGCATGTACACTGGATCAGGATGCTGTTCCAATACATGAGGCCTTTTGTTTCCAAATCTCCCAGGGCTGCCTATCTCAACTACAGGGATCTTGACTTGGGGATCAACAATCAGGACAATGCAAGCTACTCACAAGCCTGGGTTTGGGGTACAAAGTACTTCAAGGGTAACTTCTTCAGACTGGCATGGGTGAAGGCCAAGGTTGATCCAGATAACTTTTTCAGGAACGAACAAAGCATTCCACCACTTCCCCACATGGAGAACAAGAAGAAGGTGGTATGA
- the LOC100260984 gene encoding dihydroceramide fatty acyl 2-hydroxylase FAH1, protein MDGHDLCFSCSSISPLSSSSSSSSSSSSLFTVSREARTEKTLATFTDPTSIFSVLGPKMVAQDFTVDLSKPLVFQVGHLGEDYQEWVHQPIVSKEGPRFFDSDFWEALTRTKWWAIPLIWLPVVTWSISRSVRMGLELPRLVLMMAIGIFVWTLMEYSLHRFLFHIKTKTYWGNTIHYLLHGCHHKHPMDGLRLVFPPAGAAVICVPLWNLIKFLSTPTTAPALFGGGLLGYVMYDVTHYYLHHGQPSSKVPRNLKKYHLNHHFRIQDMGFGITSSLWDRVFGTLPPSKAPGKSR, encoded by the exons ATGGACGGCCACGATCTCTGCTTTTCCTGCTCATCGATAtctcctctttcttcttcttcttcgtcttcgTCTTCGTCTTCGTCTCTCTTCACTGTTTCTCGGGAAGCTAGGACTGAGAAAACCCTAGCTACATTCACAGATCCAACCAGCATTTTCTCTGTGTTG GGTCCCAAGATGGTTGCACAAGACTTCACTGTCGATTTGAGTAAGCCTCTTGTATTTCAG GTTGGTCATCTTGGAGAAGATTATCAAGAGTGGGTTCACCAGCCTATTGTTAGCAAGGAAGGCCCTCGGTTTTTTGACAGTGATTTTTGGGAG GCCTTGACACGCACGAAATGGTGGGCAATCCCGCTCATTTGGTTGCCAGTGGTAACCTGGTCCATCTCCAGGTCTGTGCGGATGGGTCTTGAACTCCCTCGGTTAGTGCTAATGATGGCCATTGGCATTTTTGTTTGGACATTGATGGAATACTCTTTGCATCGCTTCCTTTTTCACATCAAAACAAAGACCTATTg GGGAAACACCATTCATTATCTGCTTCATGGTTGCCATCATAAACACCCTATGGATGGGCTCCGTCTTGTTTTTCCTCCTGCTGGAGCAGCTGTTATATGTGTGCCA TTATGGAACTTGATTAAATTCTTGTCAACTCCTACTACTGCTCCTGCTCTGTTTGGAGGTGGTTTACTTGGCTATGTAATGTATGACGTCACTCATTACTATCTGCACCATGGACAGCCATCAAGTAAAGTACCTCGAAATCTTAAG AAATATCACCTGAACCATCACTTCCGAATCCAGGATATGGGCTTTGGCATCACTTCATCACTATGGGACAGAGTGTTTGGAACACTTCCTCCATCAAAAGCACCAGGAAAAAGTAGATAA